gatagtGGTTAAAAATGCCCTGTGAGTaaaatgaggagaggggattaatcTTCACATTTGAGAAAGTGCTTTCCCTCTGTCTGGACACTCTGACTTGTGTTTGACTTGTGACAACCTTTGGCAACTGTTCTGGATCACTCCTTTCCATCTTCCTCAAAAAGTAGCCATCACTCAAAGTGCTGAAACGACAAGGGGAGCTTCCTGCTGACATTGTTTACCTGATGTGCTGGCTGTGGCACCCCTGCGGAAGGTGGGTGGGAGAGCCCAAGGTGCTGGACGCTATTCGCAAGCAGCGCAGAGAGCCTCTACTCGGGAACTGTCTCCTGGTTTGTTCCCCCACCCCTAAGACTTGTTTAGACAGAATGGTGAAGAAAGTTCTCATCCCCTATTGGGGCAAAGGGACCAAAGGCATAGATAAAGCCTCTGACAACAAGAAGGAAGGTTAGAAATGAGAAAACCATCTCTCTACcaaattaaaaaatctgttttataaGTGTTCACATTTATGAAATGTtcgttttgtttttgtcattacTATTAAGATATTTAACAtgtttttcctccctctttgTAGGTACTGGTTTTGGATTAGGACTTGTTTTCTCACTTACCTTCTTTAAAAGTAAGTGTGACTCTTCCTACCTTTACAACATAATGTTTAGTGTATAGGTGCACATGGCAGGGACGCTTCTGGAAGGCATGGCTACGTGGCTGCCAGTCCATCCATTTGTGGGTTTAGGTAGAGGCCTCTGTAAAGTGAGCTAGACAAAGACCGTGGACTCAAAAGAGGTCAAAATGGGTTGGGCATCTCCAGAATTCCCCCTGGGCATTGAGTCACGGTGCCTGatatcttcattaaaaaaagcCTGTACTTTATGCCAGTGAGTCATTTGGCCAAATCTACACTCTCAGATAATTCTAATTAATTATAATTGTTTCTAAAGGAACTTGAAAACGAGAGTCCTGCTGGTAGTAAAAAAGTAGACCAGAAATACCCATGCTTTTTGGCCAAAAATTCTCCTAAGCAAAGGGCAGGAAATGTCCCTTTCATTTTGTGGAAGAACTTTTGCAGTTTGGATATTGAATAGAAGCCAAAGGGGTCACTTTGACCTCTTTCCATGAAGAACTGGTGGGGAATACACAACTAGAGAATTATAATTAACACATAGTGCTGATGTGAAATAATCATGACATTGGCTTAAGAAAACCTCATGACTTACTAGaatcaaaatatgtaaatattggtgaaattctattttaaaaaaaataaatttatttctttttggctgcgttgggtcttcgttgctgtgcgtgggccttctctagttgcagcggggGCGgcgggctgctcttcgttgcggtgcgcaggcttctcattgtggtggcttctcttgttgcggagcacgggctctaggcgcgcgggcttcagtagttgcagcacgtgggctcagtagttgtggcgcacgggcttagttgctccgaggcacgtggaattttcccggaccagggctcgaacccatgtcccctgcattggcaggcagattcttaaccactgcgccaccagggaagttccagaaattcttacatattttaaaaattcaaagaccTTACCGAAAGGTGGTTTTATTTCTAAGTTTAAGAATTAGTTAAAATGAGCAGATGGTTAGAACTGACATAGAAAAGTTAAGAGGTTCAACTGTGTCTACTGTTTTCATATTGTACCACTTATTAATACCTCAAATCTAGCAGCATGGGTACTTAATAGAGCCCCCTTTCCCATTTTTTGGCTGGTGATTAAACGTTGACAGAAGTGTATGGCATATTATAGTCAACAGTATGATGCATGTTGAGTATTTATTGAACCCTAAGCAAATGTATTTAAGCTGGAGAAAagctttattttctcttaatgGTTCCCTATTGggattttccttttctgctcaCCAGGAAGAATGTGGCCATTAGCCTTTGGTTCTGGAATGGGGTTGGGAATGGCCTACTCCAACTGTCAGCATGATTTCCAGGCTCCATATCTTCTACATGGAAAATATGTCAAAGTATGTACAGaattgatatttctctttctttctcctgagTCCCCGAAGAATTCTTTAGAGTGCATATAATTGATAAATACACTGTCATGTCACTGTGGCACCACTGAGATCCTAAGTGCTCAGCGTTTATCATTAGGGTAAAGTAGATCCGTATTAAATATCTGATATCTATAGGTAGCACTTTTGTTCGAGATCTCAGAGTGCCCTGTAAACATCTCACACACATTCAAGCTAAATCTAAAGACTTCTGAACTCAGCCGTTATTCTGCTTTCTACTGAAGAGGGCAGGTTCTTGACTGTGAGTCCCACATGATTCTGCCGAAGTCCTTGTCTACAGATGGGTTTTTAATGATGCAGACAGGATGAAAAAGTGTAACACATGCCTCAAGAGGAAGGAGGTAGCACGGTTCCTAAAGTTTTTGTGTGTAGCAGCCCTTGGACAGAGGTGCTATTTACTTttgtatccccagggcctggaacaaagtaggtgctcaaataaatgtaaaataaatgaatgaaataaattgtGTATCTTATTAGATGTGCCTATGGCCTCAGGCTTATTAAGGCATGACCTTTATAGCAACACAAGCTTCATGAAGAGCTTCACAGTCTCTGGATGTGTAGAATCATCTACTTTCTTGGTTACCCTGGAGCTAGAATCACTGTGATCTGGGCAGCAGCAGGGGGCCAGTGGAAAGAGCACAGAAGCCAGGACACCCAGATGTGAGTCCTGGTCCATCACTTGTTTTCTATGTGCTCTTGAGTTTTTCACTTCTGAGATTGttttctgtctgtaaaatgagggtagtAATTTCTGcctacagggttgttgtgaggattaaatgtgaaaatgtttttaagCTATGaggtgctatatatatatatatataaatagaaatgtTGGTTATTATAATTGAGGCCAACTAAGAAAGGGTGATTGACTCGTTCATTGTTCCACCATAATAACAAGTAGGGCAGAAAAGGAGGTACAGATGAATGTCCCAGTTCTGGTCAAAAGCTGTAGCCACAAGGGTGACCGAATCTTAAATGACAGTGTGCCACCACAGCTCGGTCGCCTCTGTCTGAGAACGTGCTCAGACGGTCAGCTGCCTACTGACCAGCCTGTGCGGGCCTGGGGCGAGGACTGGGAGCCGGGGAGTCGGCCAGCGGGAAAGCCTGGCAGGCGTCTCCCAGGCCCTCCGTGGCCATGACCCACCCCTGCGCCGGAGCCAGGGTGAGGCGATCAGAGGGATAGCGCGAGTGAGCGGGGGCGCAGCTGCGTGGCATCAGCGCTGACGACCGGCGGTTTCCACTGCTCCCTGGCGCCTCGCTCTCTTGGCGCCACGGCTGAAGTTAGAGGAGAACATAAAGGAACAGGGAGAGGAGCTTCAGGTCTTTTAATTGTTTGAAATGTTTTCATTGTTCCAAACTGAGTTGTCATGGATAATGGCTCGGGGTGATTATATGTGGATGTATTTAATGGCTGGGAGTTACTGTGGAAAATATTGTTACAGTATTTACAGCCTTGTGTGTACTGCTCCAAAATGGCCTTGTAACTTTATCTGAACTGGAGTCTGTGCCTTGATGTCGTCATCCTCCATTCCctgaaaagaggaacaaaatcCCAACTTGGGGCTTTTTCAGTGTAGTCATATCATGGTAATTGCTTGCTGAGTGCCTGCTATGACCTGTGGACCATCCTAGGTGCTTCATCTTTGAGAAAGCCAAATTTTactgaggttaagaaacttgccgaAGCTCCTGTCATTAGTAGGCCATTTGATTCCAGAGCCGTGCTCTTTCCACTCACCTGGGATCCGTCCCTTTGATGGGTTTTAGGAATATGGTTATCCAGGTACCGCCTGTTCAGCCCTGTTCcgttccttttctgttttcccccCTCAAAGATTGAGGAGCCACTCTGAAGAACCTGGGCTGGAAGGATACAGTCCTCTTGTGAGACAGATTTAAAGCAAACAGAGTGGTAAGGCTTGGGGCCCGTTGGTCCTCGGTCTGACCTGCGGCAGCAAGTTAGAGAGGGTTGTCAGAATGCTGTGTGCACAGTTCTAACCTGAGTGTCCTTACTTTACAGGAGCAGGAGCAGTGACTTACATCTGAGAACATCCcggtgggagggaaagagaaatcatGTTTATTCCTCAGGAATACTGAAGTGCCCTGGAGTAAGCTGACACTCTTCTGTAACAATGTTATCAGTAATGCTTTAAACTCCAGCACACTGTTTATGTATTTGAAACCAagtctgtttcttgttttgtattttctctctgtaaattGCAAGGAGGTggtcttaaaagaaataaattaaacaaaaataggcAGCCCAGTGCATTGCCTGTGCTTCTTTGCCTTTGGTCTCTGAGCAGGAGGAAAAGACTATGTGGACTGCCAGCAGCTGTAACCGCCTGGTCCCAGCCTCTCTTTAGAGCCCTCCTGGAACCACAGCCGTTGCGCATTCCTCCCCACTCGCCCCTTAACGTGTAGTTTCAGAGCTGCTTCCACCTCATAAATCGGAGCTTGGAGAGTGCTGCTGCGTTGTCCGAAGAAGATGACAAATGCCTTGAGGATCCTCGCTTGCTCTGGCCGTTCTTTAAAACCCTGTGTTCGCATCATTGGACCTGGCTGGGCACGTCTCAGCTGTGTCTGCTGCGCTGAGGTCAGGTAGTGGGCTGTCTTGGCAGGTACGGAACCTCACTGTGTCTGTCAGTGGCTCACTCCGTTGACGTCATGGTTCCCCACAGCTTCAAGGAGCTTGGCACCGTCTGGGCCTCAGCACTGGGGGCTTtgtcctgggggctggggagagctCGTGGCTCACACAGCTGGCCGGAAGGCCATGTTTGGGGTTGATTTCATCTTCACATAGCAGCTGAAGTCTGAGGACAAAAGGGCCACTACTCATGCCCCTCTGTGAATTTACCCCTTTGGTTTCACTTGAACCAGGGAGGCTAGACACAAAAGTAGTAT
Above is a window of Balaenoptera acutorostrata chromosome 1, mBalAcu1.1, whole genome shotgun sequence DNA encoding:
- the MICOS10 gene encoding MICOS complex subunit MIC10, coding for MSDSELGRKWDRCLADAVVKIGTGFGLGLVFSLTFFKRRMWPLAFGSGMGLGMAYSNCQHDFQAPYLLHGKYVKEQEQ